A genomic window from Punica granatum isolate Tunisia-2019 chromosome 2, ASM765513v2, whole genome shotgun sequence includes:
- the LOC116195776 gene encoding protein EFFECTOR OF TRANSCRIPTION 2 produces MAARRDNTTVAVTGARPKREDCGRTKHDSAFSDWKALIGPSDWEDYSLGKEGSARYRVHNLPPSSSPGVYELGIAVTRTKSARETRKLNPSNIIIVYTGQADGVRTRLQQYGRSGAHLGNCSSTARANDDSQSTVSHKELGLFREILSRDYSIVFRWAPMNNKGDALGMEAELLKTFDYAWNKGSNGARRPHDILQKLEEASSTAYRVSRTSKKLLPFLQEKGGIRIHGRLPLDTKTVAHAEEENNFFNGIFKFNRSNPRVVLDRSCFNEDETGFCGVYLGNRNICKRPPVKGRKRCAEHKGMKVNARPWSEVPDQHGITDPGLKNLTFHVEKVKFGSVSLSAGESFTSCGFIMGDGSSCKRPPVQGRQRCSEHKGRRIVTLNSVSSRNQEINYVQNKGHNISENFQVGKLGLLYSSETCNVRSNTMTVCGVNYDDGTFCTRQPARGRVRCEYHKGMRVSRARNYVTR; encoded by the exons ATGGCAGCCCGAAGAGACAATACGACCGTTGCGGTCACCGGCGCCAGGCCGAAGCGGGAGGACTGCGGCCGCACCAAGCACGACTCCGCCTTCTCCGATTGGAAG GCTCTTATCGGACCTTCTGATTGGGAAGACTATTCCCTGGGGAAAGAAGGATCAGCGAGATATAGAGTTCACAATCTTCCTCCAAGTTCAAGTCCGGGAGTTTACGAGCTTGGCATAGCTGTGACTCGCACCAAATCAGCGCGAGAGACCAGAAAGCTCAACCCGAGCAACATAATCATTGTTTACACCGGTCAAGCTGATGGTGTTAGGACTAGGCTCCAGCAATATGGCAGGTCAGGTGCCCATTTGGGCAACTGCTCCTCAACTGCTCGTGCAAATGATGATTCTCAGAGCACCGTTTCTCACAAGGAACTGGGATTGTTTAGAGAAATATTGTCGAGAGACTACTCTATTGTGTTTAGATGGGCTCCG ATGAATAACAAAGGGGATGCTCTAGGAATGGAAGCTGAGCTACTAAAAACATTTGACTATGCCTGGAATAAAGGTAGTAATGGTGCACGCCGACCCCATGATATTCTTCAGAAACTCGAAGAGGCTTCTTCTACCGCATACCGTGTCTCCCGTACCTCAAAGAAGCTTCTGCCTTTCCTTCAGGAGAAAGGGGGCATTAGGATCCATGGCAGATTACCTCTTGACACCAAAACCGTAGCTCATGCTGAAGAGGAAAACAACTTCTTTAATGGGATTTTCAAGTTTAACAGATCAAACCCGAGAGTAGTTCTAGATAGATCCTGCTTTAATGAGGACGAAACTGGGTTCTGCGGGGTATATTTGGGCAATAGGAACATATGCAAAAGGCCGCCAGTTAAAGGGAGAAAGAGGTGTGCTGAGCACAAAGGGATGAAGGTAAATGCGCGGCCATGGTCCGAAGTTCCTGATCAACATGGTATAACGGATCCTGGTCTGAAAAATCTAACGTTTCACGTGGAGAAGGTTAAGTTCGGTTCGGTCAGTCTCTCTGCCGGTGAGAGCTTCACTTCTTGTGGATTTATCATGGGAGATGGGTCTTCTTGTAAAAGGCCACCAGTACAAGGGAGGCAAAGATGCAGTGAGCACAAAGGGAGGAGAATTGTGACACTCAATTCCGTGTCAAGCAGGAATCAAGAAATAAACTATGTGCAGAATAAGGGTCATAACATTTCTGAGAATTTTCAAGTCGGGAAATTGGGATTACTATATTCATCGGAGACATGCAATGTAAGAAGCAACACCATGACTGTATGCGGG